GGCACGCCCGACCCGCTACCGGACTGGCGCGCGCTTCTCCCGGAGGGCTGGAGCTACTCGGGCGAGCGCCTGGTGCAGTGGGAAACGCCCATGCCGCCCCCGGAAGGGCATCGCATCCTGGCGCAGATGGGCGCCACCTTCGAGGAAGCGCGCGTCTACAAGGCCGGCGAGTCCTACCTGGGCAGGACCACCTGGGCGATGGACCTGATGCCGCCGATCACCGCCTCGCACTGGTCGCGCGCCAAGGCCACCACCCACAAGCCGACCGTCATCTACTCGGCGCGCCAGCACGCCAACGAGGTGTCCTCCACCAGCCACGTGCTGCGCCATGCCGAGCTGCTCCTCACCGACCCTGAGCAGCGCCGCAGGCTGGACCGCGTGAACGTCATCATCCACCCCTTCACCAACCCCGACGGCGCCCAGCTTGCGTACGACCTGTACCGCTCCACCCCCGACTACATTCTGCACGCCGGTTACCTGGGCTCGCTCGGCATAGACGTCAGCTCGGGCTCGGGCGACGACCACCCCATCTATCCGGAGTCGCAGGTGCGCGGCCGGCTCTGGGAGTCCTGGCTGCCGGACATCTTCCTCAACCCGCACGGCTATCCGTCGCACCAGGTGGTGCAGCTCTTCTCGGAGTACACGGGGCTCGTGCGCCGCGGGCGCGTGACCGAGCGCAACTGGGGCTTCAACAAGGGCTGGTTCATGCCGGGATTCGGCTACGTCGACAGCCCCGACTTTCCGCGGCACCGCGACGCCGCCTTCCAGCTGCGCGACTATATCACGCGGGGCATCAATTCAAATCGCGATGTCTTCGAGATGAACCAGCGCACCTACGCCCGCTACCAGCGCTACGGGGCAGACTTCGACACCGATGTCTTCCGTCTGCCCATGACCGACAGTGTCCTGATCCACATGCCCCTCAGGGGGTCATCGGGAGGCGGCGGAGGCTACAACCCGCGGGTCACGATCTGGAGCGGCACCACCGAAGCGCCCGACGAGACCGCGCACGGCCCGTGGATGGAGCTCGTGGCGAAGGCGGGGCTTTCGTGGGACCAGGCCATCCTCGACTACCTGTACGAGGGCGACCACAAGGTCGAGCGCTCCGGCTCCACCTTCTTCGGCGGGGTCACGCTGCGGATGAACCGCCCGCGGCCGCCCGAAGAGGAGGAAGAGGATCCGCCGCCGGTGAGTGACTGAGGCGCGGAGTCGGGCGGGCCGCCCGACTCCCCCCGCGATCCCGGACAGGCGGTAGCCGGGGAAGGCGCCGAGCGACCAAGTAGACTCTTGGCTTGAGGCAGCGTGATACTACTGGAGCATATCGCGTGATACTACCGATCGGCGCCGCCCGCTTCGCTCGCCGTGCCGGTCAACGAGACATCAAGCCGCACATGGTCGTACGGCACGCGCGGCACCAGCGTGCCCCGCTCGCCCCGCCGCAGTTCCACCAGTCCATATTGCGACATCGTCTTCAGCGTCCGTGACAGGTTCGATTTGCTCCGCCCGGCCATCTCCGCAAGCTCCGTGAGCGAACGCGGACTCTCCCGGGCGATCAGCTCCAAGAGGCGCCGGTTATGCTCCGACAGCAACTTCGCGAAGCTGTCGAGCGAAGTGAACCACACCTTCGGCTCATCCCTGGCGGGCGTGTGCTCGCCCCGCGCGATCGCCAGGGTGCGCGCCTTCATCCGGTCGTAGTCGGCGATGCCGATTGTCAGTGTCCTCATCGAATCGATCCTCTCTTCCGGAGTACCCGGTCCACTTCCGTCCAGAAATCCTCGAGGAGCGTTGCCGCGTCCTCGTACTCGTAGAGACGGACCGTGCCGAGCCGGTGCCGGTGGTCCTGTTCCGTTCGCGGCCGCCCGCCGGGACCGCGCCGCTCCCGCACCGGGTGCGCGTTGTCGAATCCGACCAGCCTCCCGCCGTCCGGCGCGTGCAGCGTCAGCGAATAACTGAGGCCGTGCGGACGCTCCGGCGTTGGCTCCGCCCGCACCGCGACGAACTTCACCCAGTGCCCCGCGTCGTCCACGAACAGCGTCTCGCCGTGCAGCTCGAGCAGCGTGTCCAGCCCCGGATCCAGATACGGTGTCGTCACCCCCTCATGTTATCTTAATCTGATAACCATAGGCAAGTGCTAAAGCTGAATGGGATCGGTGCGGATGCGAGCCATGCTCGCCGTCCACACCAGACGCCCGCTCCTCCATCATGAGATCCCCGGCGACGGGGAGGTGCGATAGGGGCAACCCAAGCTGCGGAAGACCGCCGCTCTTCGCGAGTGTACCGGAGGCCGAGCCGAGTCCATCCCGTCACCTCGTCAATCGGCGCGAGTCAACAGGTGGAAACCGGTCGGCGGCTCAGCGACACAGCACCACAACTCAGCGCCCCCGTCTCTTCAACGAGCGGAGGCGCTGAAACGCGACCCGCGGGCCGCGGGGGTGATCCGGCGGCTCGGAGCCCGTCCCTATCCCTCCGGCTTCTCGAAGGTGTTGGTCTTGTAGTGCCCGGTCTCCTCGCCGATCCGCACGTGCCCGACCAGGCGGTAGGTGCCTGGCGGGAACTCCTCATCGTCGATGTTGATGGGGCAGAC
This region of Gammaproteobacteria bacterium genomic DNA includes:
- a CDS encoding helix-turn-helix domain-containing protein, with product MRTLTIGIADYDRMKARTLAIARGEHTPARDEPKVWFTSLDSFAKLLSEHNRRLLELIARESPRSLTELAEMAGRSKSNLSRTLKTMSQYGLVELRRGERGTLVPRVPYDHVRLDVSLTGTASEAGGADR
- a CDS encoding DUF6516 family protein translates to MTTPYLDPGLDTLLELHGETLFVDDAGHWVKFVAVRAEPTPERPHGLSYSLTLHAPDGGRLVGFDNAHPVRERRGPGGRPRTEQDHRHRLGTVRLYEYEDAATLLEDFWTEVDRVLRKRGSIR